The Lates calcarifer isolate ASB-BC8 linkage group LG24, TLL_Latcal_v3, whole genome shotgun sequence sequence tcttaatggagtttTGAATGcaacatttccatttaaattcagtttatgCAAAATCTAATAATCAAGTTTTTCTATcatttatgtattatttataagtgtttttatcattgtgaataaaaaataaagcatgagTTTGACATCTCATCATCTGATGGATTTTGTAGCTTATATACAAACATTTCCATCTAGTGGACAAATACAGGTACTACAACTGCAGTTTACTTCAAAACCAGAGCTGCAGGtgcaaagaaagacaaatacaaaaagcTATAATCAAGtagtgtttatttaaatattaataaatagtgAACATAGTGATTTGTTGTACAATTATTTAGTGAAATattaagtgtttattttatgGTTAAAAAGTGCTTTTTTCACTTAGTTGAATTGTGCTCTTGTGCAAATCAGCATCTTGTGTCTTTTCTACGagttcctgcagagagaaaacaaattagACAAAAAGTGAAGTATTTAAATTTGCATATTTGAATGTTGTGGCACAGGGAAAAGGGAGGGGAACCACTGAGTGCAGAAAAATGAGgcaatttaataaaaatacatgtcATTCCCTGTCTTCTCTTTATTTCTAGAGATGTCAGCAAGAGCACTTTTCTCTTTATTCTGCATACAAAGGCCCCTCTGCTTTCCCCCCCCCCTCAGTTAGTACAGAAGAATGGGGTGTCAAAAATCTAACCTTGTGATTGTGAtttcttgtgtttatttaagTGTTGTTGTGATCTGGCTTCATTCTTGGAGCCGTCAACGTCGGGATTTGGCATCACTGTTTTCCATGACTTCTCCGTTGGATGAGAACCTGTGTGATTATAAAGAAATACAGAGTAGTTACCAAGGCCGGGCCCCAAAAGACCCAGGTCAAGTACAATATCAGCTATTATGGGTGTAGAGCTTGCTTACCAGTTTGCCACCTGTGCGTTAGGTACATCTGATCCATGTTCCTCCATTGTTCCTGAAGGGAAACGGGCACGGCGCAGTTTTCGTCCATCTCTCGGATGGCATTGCCATGGGGGCAGTGGCGCAGCCCCTCCCACGCAACAGGTTGATGCAGCAGCTCATTACAGACGTAATTCTTCTCTCTCACCTTTGGGTACATTGCTGCAGGACACCTCTCCAGGTTCTGCTTGGAGGCGAGTGGCCTCTTGACGTCCGTGAGCTTCCTGGCATCTTCAGCCGCCCTCCATTTTGGGCCTCTGCGACACGAGCTGTTCTCTGAGGATTCTCCCTCGGTGTCGTGTCCGTGATGAAGACCGCGAACATCGGGAATGGAGCCTTTCCTCATGGGTTTCTTGGTGTGAGATTTACAGGCTTCGCATGTCGGTAAGAGTGCGTCATTCCACTGCTGGAAAGGAACAGCTTTCCTCTTCAAGCTCCTACCATCAATGCCTGGATTGGCAGATATGCAGATTCTGCGTTTTGCCAGACATCTGGAGCAAAGGCGCTCCCTCTTGGATGCATACGGGGTAAATACATTCTCATTGAAATTCCTGCTGAGGCAGCATTCGTGGTCAGAGAGGCTTCGTCGATCCACCTTACCTTTGGGTTTGTACCTCTCTTTTGGCTTGCGGACAATAGGTTGTTCTTTGTACTCAAGGTCTAGTTTTCTTCTTCTAGTTGGCACATCTAAACCACAGCTGCTCAAAGGTTTCTTCTGCTTCTTGGGAGTTGGTGGCATCTTGCTGCAATAGTAGACGTTATCAAAGTCAGCTAACCAGCTGGTTGAGGGGAGGTAGGCAGGCAACGATTCGAATGAAGTATCCTGGTGATCCTGGATGTTTGCTTCTCTTCTATGTTCTCTGTCTCCCTTAAGAGGGGAATTATCCAACAGCAGCAAATTATGTGCAAGATCcacctctgctgtgtgtgttagctTGGTCATAGGAGCTTCCTCTGTAATGTCCATCATGGGGCAGATATCAGCTTCAGGCACTAGCTCATGCATGGGACCCTCCACGGCAGGGGCCATGTCCTTCAGTTTGTCCTCAGCCAGAGGAGGCATCTCGATCATGGGGACAACCTCCTCCTCGTTCATTGTCAGTACATCTGCCGAGGGCACTTCAGTGAGAGCAGCTAGCGTTTCATCATGAGAGTCTGTGCAGCCATTTTGGATCAGTGATTCAGGGGAGGGAATCAAGGTTTCCTCCACTGACCAAACTGTGGACTCCATCTTGCGCAACTCGTCCAGATACTTAGAATCGAAAGGCAGGTGAACGACCTTAAAATTA is a genomic window containing:
- the LOC108885075 gene encoding uncharacterized protein LOC108885075, which translates into the protein MVQCSSILQGSVVQDDGLSLPADQSEQALQPCPDILLVGTPSGGALQESRNQMDPVAEVSNVGSQVAACGEVEEMKSEKHLSVTSKNFNFKVVHLPFDSKYLDELRKMESTVWSVEETLIPSPESLIQNGCTDSHDETLAALTEVPSADVLTMNEEEVVPMIEMPPLAEDKLKDMAPAVEGPMHELVPEADICPMMDITEEAPMTKLTHTAEVDLAHNLLLLDNSPLKGDREHRREANIQDHQDTSFESLPAYLPSTSWLADFDNVYYCSKMPPTPKKQKKPLSSCGLDVPTRRRKLDLEYKEQPIVRKPKERYKPKGKVDRRSLSDHECCLSRNFNENVFTPYASKRERLCSRCLAKRRICISANPGIDGRSLKRKAVPFQQWNDALLPTCEACKSHTKKPMRKGSIPDVRGLHHGHDTEGESSENSSCRRGPKWRAAEDARKLTDVKRPLASKQNLERCPAAMYPKVREKNYVCNELLHQPVAWEGLRHCPHGNAIREMDENCAVPVSLQEQWRNMDQMYLTHRWQTGSHPTEKSWKTVMPNPDVDGSKNEARSQQHLNKHKKSQSQGTRRKDTRC